Within the Papaver somniferum cultivar HN1 unplaced genomic scaffold, ASM357369v1 unplaced-scaffold_132, whole genome shotgun sequence genome, the region ATATTCACTGTTGCGAAGTAAGTGGACAAGCTAATCACACATAAACATCTCAATCAACCAACCAACATTCACTAACAACCAAcataaagaaacaaagaaagttgTGGACCAAGTGATATTGTTCTTCCATTTGATATACGACCTATACTACCAGGGGCTATAAAGCATTCAATCAGAACTATATGCTCCAATTTTTCAACACAATGGTGAAGTAAGTCGAGATTGAGTTATGCATATTGCTGAGAATGCACCAAAACGAAATATTCATAGAAAACTCTTTAACCATAAAAACTAATGATCCATGTAACAACATTAAGTCATTAACATAAAGCGACAATAAAAAGTAGTGATTTATAGTTATAGTCCATTTACTCTAAACTGTCTGGCATCACTTTTACTTACTGCATCTTCTAAGCAAAGGGTCAGTGCATCCTCCGGAGACCGCTGAATCCTTCACCAAGCAGCGACATCACATTGGGAGAATCTAATTTTCTTTCTATGACCCTGTTTGGTTCTTTCAGGCAACACTTGAGCTTCCTTGGACAACAACTTCTCCTTAGAACTCGGGTGCAAATAATGAGACACCCTATCCTTTTCCATTTGCAAACACTCTATAGGCGTATTCTCATAAAAACCTTTCCCCGTATAGTAATCGACCAAGTCAGTTAAAACCGCAGTTTCAAGATCATTGACATAACAATCCAACTTACCATTCTCAATTTCTACGAAAATGTCTACAACATCCTTGACCAAACACcgatcaatttcattttcatttccctCGCGTTCTATATTAACCAACGCAATAACAACATCTTTAAcattcactttcatcttctcATACACAATTTCGCGAAAGCAATCAAACCCAACATCTTTCAGCGAAGGAAGTCCTATTAGACTAGTATAATGGCGatccatataattgaaatacctaGCAAGCTTAGTTACCATGACCTTGTGATTTTCCCACCTCTTAACGAGTTCTTGCAACATAGATACATCGTCATCATCATGCTTCTTTAGAATAGATGGTAAAACTTTAGAATTCAAATATTTGTTATAAACACCTTTATATCTTGTGTAAAGCTCTTTATATGCATCATAGGGATTATTACCATCGACCAATTTTCCTTGGCacatgtgaacacaaagatcattgtcatctgagtgttcacaaataatgcgcgcagactcaagACAATATAGTAAATAGGCTGTCTGAGGGGGATGAGTCGGTTATgttgaatccttgactcagagtcctaaaactcttcctcgtctcatcaactacaatcattgttcttatctcgcataataagataaataatggatgaagtataaaacgtaCACACATGATGTACCATAAATATCGAATCAAATatgtaaagtataaatgcatgaatatagatgaaacgattaacttatatgattcagcactcagatctctgtctgcgggtttgggttttttaTTATATGTAcgatggttacagaaatagtcgaatgactttgagatcaacatagGTCTGCGTAACAGGAGGaatttcacttacactttctctatctctctctgtctctctcctattctcctctcaatattCTCGGATCCCCCTCTTCACTtgagagagaggggtatttatagggtggttacgtggggtctacttctgaagcccgttataaccttatcctcttgtgtcttgtgccgcttacgcagaagtcttcgtgttctcggctctCTCTGCGTGTTCTGTTTGAATACgtagtgctatctgcgcttcctccacaggctgactgacacgtatgctgtttgagggtatttaatgctgGTATTTGAGATgtttgtccgcggtagacagctgtcctctgcccctgtcttgtctgcgtcagccGGACTAtcctcgttcttctcagtcttatGATGTTAGagattacattcagcgtcttgctagggagagagatgacgctagggctgaggctggcgctcttagcaaagctttagctgcgtctagggccgatgtggtacgccaagctgaatctaagaggaatcttgaagtaaatatgtatcggctcaacaagggtctggaggaattaaacaacgaagtcaaccatttTCGTCATTttgattcaatgaaacaggtagaattagatgcgagtcagtacgctctttcaacccttcaagcggattataagaagttgtcagatgagtatgactttcttgacgaagcccgtgatgctgttgttaacgaatatgaaatagcttcggcgagagtcgaaggtatatgcttatattatcgagtgtgattctgtaatttcctggacctaaccatctgcatttttcttttccttgcagagcttcagggacagcttcgcactgcaaatgaagagcttgcgaaGGCTCAATCTAAATTAGCGCATCAGGAAATCCAGATTAATCatcacaaaggtttagctacaacaagggacgaggctgcccaagccgcttcgaaggaagtgagtcgcctttcctcgttgttttcgaaggctgagatgatgaatactatTATTACTTACAAGGCTCgatgtcaactagtggaagagaatAACAAGATTCTGGACAacatcgagtatgatcttaagaccgaggATGGCCTTATCAAGGGgtatccgcgccgtgagaaaccccctcCTCCTATGTCTGGTTCTTAAGGGCCTTCCTCGGGTGGAAGCGTACCTTCATCGCAGAAGGGGAAGactgctaaacctgctggtggggttgaactaTCCAAGTAGATTATTgtagaaagttgatctttgttgattataaggcttcgtgagattccttttgtattttcttgttcccgcgtatcattgccaagcctgtaatcaacttttaatgaattgatcattgttttaatttttatctGCGTTGTCCGATTTTTTTTTAAGTATTGTTacggttaatttggaatataactgaatgtaatcaaggatagcgaagtgtttgagtgcgaacccgaagatatgtgtatctccgtgaacgtcttgagacttgtcaccccgctggctaatcctgggccagaggattcccagacggtgggtgtcggggcagcgttctaggatatgagttgtttggaatgtacattcattccgtaaacccgctgccataagattggttgggtatctatttctgctggatgccttccccatggtcctacacttatagacactgataggggagtcccgagagattgtaagtgactactttccccaaggaAAATAAGACAACAATTAACACAAGTacttacgtggttcgacagcagagtgtctacgtccacgggtgaaaaagtgtctattcagtttgttgagttacatttgGAAGAACTCCATTGacggaacctctgaggtagtaaatagcaAAAAATAGGAGAATGAAGTATTGTCGCGGAGGTCAATTCTCTGTATTTACAGGtatagggttctcgtgaggtgttttATTTATACGCGatcgtcttgttactatgttgctccatgtattttgaatattttttgacgaaagtttgcttgattgataggttgaggtttgctactcctctctcagagatagaaacatgtcgatcgcaagcgtcgttttcttcttctggtgctcttcacgcagatgcaggtctgcgttgctttctacgggtagtatggcttgagatattttgcattccatgggtgtctgaGGATCTCCCATTTTAGGTTGCGTAGATAATAAgatccatttcctgcaacatcatgtatgacgaagggtcccccccatgttggtgctaattttccccacttcttttctcgttggtattggggaatggtcctcagcacatactcccttctacgaaatttctaagcttaaccctcttattgtactcccttgctagtttcctttgatagttttccattttttgtagtgctgcctccctcctcttctagatcatccaactttccaacatcatgtccgctgtgaggttcttctcccatgcttcagtcttcgtagttggcatgattatttctgttgggataatagcttcggctccataggtgagtaagaatggggattctcccgtggctgatcttcgagttgtcctataagcccacaaaacgttgtgtagttgctcacaccaacgcttcttgtattcgtcaactgctttttgaggatgagtgcgagggttttgtttgtggcttctgcctgaccattgctttgagggtaaattggtgttgacttgttctttcgaattttgaaagtatcgaagagtaagtcgatgttttttccctggaattgcttgccattgtcagatacaatctcagctggtatgccaaacctgcaaatgatgttttgaaagatg harbors:
- the LOC113332873 gene encoding cullin-1-like, whose product is MCQGKLVDGNNPYDAYKELYTRYKGVYNKYLNSKVLPSILKKHDDDDVSMLQELVKRWENHKVMVTKLARYFNYMDRHYTSLIGLPSLKDVGFDCFREIVYEKMKVNVKDVVIALVNIEREGNENEIDRCLVKDVVDIFVEIENGKLDCYVNDLETAVLTDLVDYYTGKGFYENTPIECLQMEKDRVSHYLHPSSKEKLLSKEAQVLPERTKQGHRKKIRFSQCDVAAW